A region of Thermotoga sp. Mc24 DNA encodes the following proteins:
- the purK gene encoding 5-(carboxyamino)imidazole ribonucleotide synthase — protein sequence MKKIGIIGGGQLGKMMTLEAKKMGFYVIVLDPTPRSPAGQVADEQIVAGFFDSERIEDLVKGSDVTTYDLEHIDVQTLKKLYNEGYKIHPSPYTLEIIQDKFVQKEFLKKNGIPVPEYKLVKDLESDVREFGFPVVQKARKGGYDGRGVFIIKNEKDLENAIKGETYLEEFVEIEKELAVMVARNEKGEIACYPVVEMYFDEDANICDTVIAPARIEEKYSKIAREIATSVVEALEGVGIFGIEMFLTKQGEILVNEIAPRPHNSGHYTIEACVTSQFEQHIRAIMNLPLGSTELLIPAVMVNLLGEEGYYGKPALIGLEEALAIEGLSLHFYGKKETRPYRKMGHFTVVDRDVERALEKALRAKKILKVVSEEGAMCQG from the coding sequence TTGAAAAAGATCGGTATCATCGGCGGTGGCCAGCTTGGCAAGATGATGACCCTCGAAGCGAAGAAGATGGGTTTTTACGTGATAGTGCTCGATCCAACTCCCAGAAGCCCCGCTGGACAGGTGGCGGACGAACAGATAGTCGCGGGCTTTTTTGACTCAGAAAGAATTGAAGATCTGGTGAAAGGTTCAGATGTCACCACTTACGATCTTGAACACATCGACGTTCAGACGTTGAAGAAACTCTACAACGAGGGTTACAAAATACATCCCTCTCCGTACACCCTGGAAATCATACAGGATAAGTTCGTTCAAAAAGAATTTTTGAAGAAAAACGGCATCCCAGTTCCTGAATACAAACTTGTGAAGGATCTGGAAAGCGACGTCAGGGAGTTCGGTTTCCCTGTTGTTCAAAAGGCGAGAAAGGGAGGATACGACGGCAGAGGGGTGTTCATCATAAAAAACGAAAAAGATCTTGAAAACGCTATAAAAGGCGAGACCTACCTTGAGGAGTTCGTTGAGATAGAGAAAGAACTCGCTGTCATGGTGGCGAGAAACGAAAAAGGAGAAATAGCATGTTATCCCGTGGTGGAGATGTACTTCGACGAAGATGCGAACATCTGCGATACAGTGATAGCCCCTGCCAGGATAGAAGAAAAATACTCGAAGATCGCCAGAGAAATTGCAACGAGTGTTGTAGAAGCGTTAGAAGGTGTCGGTATCTTTGGAATAGAGATGTTTCTCACAAAACAGGGTGAGATACTCGTCAACGAGATCGCTCCACGGCCACACAACTCCGGCCATTACACCATCGAAGCGTGTGTGACGAGCCAGTTCGAACAGCACATTAGAGCGATCATGAACCTGCCTCTCGGATCAACGGAGCTTCTCATCCCCGCGGTGATGGTGAATCTCCTCGGTGAGGAAGGATATTATGGAAAACCCGCCCTCATTGGATTGGAAGAAGCTCTGGCCATAGAAGGTCTTTCGCTTCATTTCTATGGAAAAAAAGAAACCAGGCCGTACAGAAAAATGGGACATTTCACGGTGGTGGATAGAGACGTTGAAAGAGCGCTCGAAAAAGCGCTCAGAGCGAAGAAAATACTGAAAGTCGTCTCGGAGGAGGGAGCGATGTGCCAAGGGTAG
- the purE gene encoding 5-(carboxyamino)imidazole ribonucleotide mutase — protein sequence MPRVGIIMGSDSDLPVMKQAAEILEEFGIDYEITIVSAHRTPDRMFEYAKNAEERGIEVIIAGAGGAAHLPGMVASITHLPVIGVPVKTSTLNGLDSLFSIVQMPGGVPVATVAINNAKNAGILAASILGIKYPEIARKVKEYKERMKREVLEKAQRLEQIGYKEYLNQKE from the coding sequence GTGCCAAGGGTAGGAATCATCATGGGAAGTGACTCCGATCTTCCTGTAATGAAGCAGGCAGCTGAAATTTTGGAAGAATTCGGAATAGATTACGAGATTACGATCGTTTCTGCCCACAGGACACCGGATCGCATGTTCGAGTACGCAAAGAACGCCGAAGAACGGGGAATAGAAGTGATCATTGCGGGAGCGGGGGGAGCGGCTCACCTTCCAGGAATGGTGGCAAGCATCACCCACCTTCCTGTGATAGGTGTTCCCGTGAAAACATCCACACTGAACGGTCTGGATTCTCTTTTCTCCATAGTTCAGATGCCAGGGGGTGTGCCCGTTGCCACCGTTGCCATAAACAACGCGAAGAACGCGGGAATCCTTGCTGCGTCTATTCTGGGAATCAAATATCCGGAGATCGCAAGGAAGGTAAAAGAGTATAAAGAAAGAATGAAACGGGAAGTTCTGGAAAAAGCCCAAAGATTAGAACAAATTGGTTACAAAGAATATCTGAACCAGAAAGAGTAA
- the hydF gene encoding [FeFe] hydrogenase H-cluster maturation GTPase HydF → MRLPDAGFRRYIVVAGRRNVGKSSFMNALVGQNVSIVSEYAGTTTDPVYKSMELYPVGPVTLVDTPGLDDVGELGRLRVEKARRVFYRADCGILVTDSEPTPYEDDVVNLFKEMEIPFVVVVNKIDVLGEKAEELKGLYESRYEAKVLLVSALQKKGFDDIGKTISEILPGDEEIPYLGDLIDGGDLVILVVPIDLGAPKGRLIMPQVHAIREALDREAIALVVKERELRYVMENIGMKPKLVITDSQVVMKVASDVPEDVELTTFSIVESRYRGDLAYFVESVRKIEELEDGDTVVIMEGCTHRPLTEDIGRVKIPRWLVNHTGAQLNFKVIAGKDFPDLEEIEDAKLIIHCGGCVLNRAAMMRRVRMAKRLGIPMTNYGVTISYLHGVLDRAIRPFREEVKV, encoded by the coding sequence GTGAGATTGCCGGACGCTGGTTTCAGGAGATACATCGTTGTCGCTGGAAGGAGAAACGTTGGAAAATCATCCTTCATGAACGCACTCGTTGGACAAAACGTGTCCATCGTGAGTGAATACGCAGGCACCACGACAGATCCCGTTTACAAATCCATGGAGCTTTACCCCGTAGGCCCTGTAACGCTGGTCGACACTCCTGGGCTCGATGATGTGGGAGAACTTGGAAGACTCAGAGTGGAGAAAGCAAGGAGAGTATTCTACAGAGCGGACTGTGGAATACTCGTAACAGACAGCGAACCGACACCGTACGAAGACGACGTTGTCAATCTTTTCAAAGAGATGGAAATTCCCTTCGTAGTTGTCGTAAACAAAATCGACGTTCTTGGAGAAAAGGCCGAAGAGCTGAAGGGACTCTACGAAAGCCGTTACGAAGCGAAAGTACTCCTTGTTTCGGCTTTGCAGAAAAAGGGATTCGACGATATCGGAAAAACCATCTCCGAAATTCTTCCGGGTGATGAAGAGATTCCTTACCTCGGTGATCTGATAGATGGCGGCGATCTTGTGATCCTCGTGGTCCCTATAGATCTCGGTGCTCCAAAGGGGAGGCTCATCATGCCTCAGGTCCACGCGATCAGGGAAGCCCTCGACAGAGAAGCCATCGCCCTCGTGGTGAAGGAAAGAGAGCTCAGGTACGTGATGGAAAACATAGGGATGAAACCAAAACTCGTCATCACAGACTCTCAGGTGGTAATGAAAGTAGCGTCTGATGTCCCGGAAGACGTGGAACTCACCACCTTTTCCATTGTGGAGTCACGATATCGAGGCGATCTGGCCTACTTTGTGGAAAGCGTGAGAAAGATAGAAGAGCTGGAAGACGGAGACACTGTTGTCATCATGGAAGGCTGCACCCACAGACCTCTCACCGAAGACATCGGAAGGGTGAAGATTCCAAGGTGGCTTGTGAACCACACGGGAGCCCAGTTGAACTTCAAAGTCATAGCGGGAAAGGATTTCCCGGATCTCGAAGAGATCGAAGATGCCAAACTCATCATTCACTGCGGAGGATGTGTTCTGAACAGGGCAGCTATGATGAGAAGGGTGAGAATGGCAAAAAGACTCGGTATTCCCATGACGAACTACGGTGTGACGATCTCTTACCTCCATGGAGTACTCGACCGGGCGATACGTCCCTTCAGAGAGGAAGTGAAGGTGTGA
- a CDS encoding aspartate ammonia-lyase produces MRKEHDYLGELEIEDEAYYGIHTKRALMNFPSTGEKLDETFIWAYFMVKKACALLNTELGYLDERTGNAIVKACDEWEDLKKHVVVDPLSGGAGTSINMNVNEVIANRATEILGGKKGEYLVDPIDHVNLHQSTNDTFPTSAKIATIVKLRKLIDEVINLQEKIQEKEKEFYSIRKPGRTQLMDGPPIMLGQEFGAFADALARDRWRLYKVEERIRSVNIGGTAIGTGVGAPKDYILKIVEKVREVTKVKIAKAENLIDATQNWDVFAEVHGLLKSLAVNLYKISNDIRLLGSGPNTVIGELILPAVQAGSSIMPGKINPVVPEYVMQICHMVFGHDMILNHACALGNLELNQFAPLIVHLTLKSLTLLTNACRSLASYISKIKANNERCEEHLRRSVSNLTPLIKLFGYEAVSEAIKKANWDIKKAVEILSQEKNIPVEEILKVLNLKKMTGLGYSL; encoded by the coding sequence GTGAGAAAGGAACACGATTACCTCGGGGAACTGGAGATAGAAGACGAAGCCTACTATGGAATACACACAAAGAGAGCCCTCATGAACTTCCCATCCACAGGTGAAAAGCTTGACGAAACTTTCATCTGGGCCTATTTCATGGTGAAAAAAGCCTGCGCCCTTTTGAACACAGAGCTCGGTTATCTGGACGAACGAACAGGAAACGCCATCGTGAAGGCCTGTGACGAATGGGAAGACCTGAAAAAACACGTGGTTGTGGATCCACTCTCTGGTGGGGCTGGAACTTCCATAAACATGAACGTAAACGAAGTGATCGCAAACAGGGCTACGGAAATACTCGGTGGAAAGAAAGGAGAATACCTGGTCGATCCCATAGACCATGTGAACCTGCACCAGTCCACGAACGATACCTTCCCAACGAGTGCGAAAATCGCCACCATCGTGAAACTCAGAAAACTCATAGATGAAGTGATAAACCTTCAGGAGAAGATTCAGGAGAAAGAGAAGGAGTTCTACTCCATAAGAAAACCAGGAAGAACACAGCTCATGGATGGACCGCCCATCATGTTAGGGCAGGAATTCGGCGCTTTCGCGGATGCCCTCGCAAGAGACAGATGGAGGCTCTACAAAGTCGAAGAAAGAATAAGAAGTGTAAACATCGGGGGAACGGCCATCGGAACGGGAGTTGGGGCGCCGAAAGACTACATCCTCAAGATCGTCGAAAAAGTGAGAGAAGTAACGAAAGTGAAGATTGCTAAAGCAGAAAACCTCATAGACGCCACGCAGAACTGGGACGTTTTTGCTGAGGTTCATGGTCTTTTGAAATCTCTTGCTGTGAACCTCTACAAGATCTCAAATGACATCAGACTGCTGGGAAGCGGACCAAACACCGTGATCGGGGAACTGATTCTTCCAGCTGTGCAGGCGGGAAGCTCCATCATGCCAGGAAAAATAAACCCGGTTGTTCCCGAGTACGTGATGCAAATCTGTCACATGGTTTTCGGTCACGACATGATCCTGAACCATGCCTGCGCACTTGGGAATTTAGAACTCAACCAGTTCGCTCCTCTGATAGTTCACCTAACACTGAAATCTCTCACACTCCTCACAAACGCCTGTAGATCACTCGCCAGCTACATCTCAAAAATAAAAGCGAACAACGAGCGGTGCGAGGAACACCTTCGAAGGTCTGTTTCGAACCTCACACCTTTGATAAAGTTGTTTGGATACGAAGCGGTCTCTGAAGCAATAAAAAAAGCGAATTGGGACATAAAGAAAGCCGTTGAAATTCTATCCCAGGAGAAAAACATTCCTGTCGAAGAGATACTGAAGGTTCTCAACCTCAAAAAGATGACGGGGCTTGGCTACTCCTTGTAA
- a CDS encoding gluconokinase, producing MIAAIDIGTESARLMFKSNGEWKVLKKSYRIFFPSPEAAEQDPNEIFSAVFDLLKQVPNEDEVLYVGMSSVFHSIIGLDENLNPVTPLLNWADRRSFREKEELEKKYGVRFFYEKTACPLHPMYWPSKILWMKKNSNAKKFCSIKAYIVNKMTGEFVEELSLASGTGMMNIHSLEWDGEILEITGVRKEDLPEIKSPYTQVRVKDEIAKELGFKKVYLILGGGDGVMTNVGLSAMDPDSATVTIGTSGAFRVVMDRPVIDREGISTWCYLIDEENYVLGGAINNGGIVLMWLKDVMRFDSYDDIIEEAKESPAGANGLVFLPFLNGERAPHWRERYRGVLVGLTSSHRRSDIARAALEGICFRIKDIHNAVKRVGSVDPNRIVATGGFTSSPYWVQLLSDVLGKDIIVTNVENPSAFGAYVMALKSLGEDVEGFIEKEVRVERVFHPDSERNAVYERLYSDYKFLYEKLVDYYYKE from the coding sequence ATGATAGCGGCCATAGACATTGGAACAGAGAGCGCTCGTCTTATGTTCAAAAGTAACGGTGAGTGGAAAGTTCTGAAAAAGTCATATAGAATCTTCTTTCCATCACCCGAGGCGGCAGAACAGGACCCGAATGAGATCTTTTCCGCTGTTTTCGATCTTTTAAAGCAAGTACCCAACGAGGACGAGGTTCTCTACGTTGGTATGAGCTCTGTGTTCCACAGCATCATCGGTCTTGATGAAAATCTCAATCCGGTTACTCCCCTCCTCAACTGGGCAGACAGGAGATCCTTTAGGGAAAAGGAAGAACTGGAGAAGAAGTACGGTGTCAGGTTCTTTTATGAAAAAACCGCGTGCCCGCTCCATCCGATGTACTGGCCTTCAAAGATCCTGTGGATGAAGAAAAACTCGAATGCGAAAAAGTTCTGTTCGATAAAAGCCTACATCGTCAACAAGATGACTGGAGAATTTGTGGAAGAGCTTTCTCTCGCATCTGGAACCGGTATGATGAACATACATTCCCTCGAATGGGACGGGGAAATCCTGGAGATCACGGGAGTGAGGAAAGAAGATCTTCCTGAGATCAAATCACCTTACACACAGGTGAGGGTGAAAGACGAGATAGCAAAAGAGCTTGGCTTCAAGAAAGTCTACCTGATCCTTGGCGGTGGAGACGGAGTGATGACGAACGTGGGATTGAGCGCGATGGATCCTGATTCAGCCACCGTGACGATCGGAACGAGCGGCGCGTTTCGTGTTGTCATGGACAGACCGGTGATCGATCGGGAGGGGATTTCCACCTGGTGCTATCTGATCGATGAGGAAAACTACGTTCTCGGCGGGGCGATAAACAATGGCGGTATCGTGTTGATGTGGCTTAAAGATGTCATGAGGTTCGACAGTTACGACGATATCATAGAAGAAGCAAAGGAGTCTCCAGCTGGTGCGAACGGACTGGTATTCCTGCCGTTTCTCAACGGGGAAAGGGCACCGCACTGGAGAGAAAGATACAGGGGCGTTCTGGTAGGGCTCACTTCCTCTCACAGAAGGAGTGACATTGCAAGAGCGGCACTCGAGGGAATCTGCTTCAGGATAAAGGACATACACAACGCGGTTAAAAGAGTGGGAAGTGTTGATCCCAATCGAATCGTTGCGACGGGAGGTTTCACCAGCTCTCCGTACTGGGTCCAGCTCTTATCGGACGTTCTTGGAAAGGATATAATCGTCACAAACGTGGAGAATCCTTCCGCTTTTGGAGCCTACGTAATGGCTTTGAAATCGCTGGGAGAAGATGTGGAAGGCTTTATCGAAAAAGAGGTTCGGGTAGAGCGGGTGTTTCACCCTGATTCTGAAAGAAACGCGGTGTACGAGAGACTGTACAGTGATTATAAGTTCCTGTACGAAAAACTCGTGGACTATTATTACAAGGAGTAG
- a CDS encoding lactate racemase domain-containing protein, producing the protein MTVYLEGDPLTEEKIKEGLSKLVEDLGKVKKVLVVHTDYTRVDFTHLVAKNLYRFLLERGLKEFHTLNASGTHRAMKIEEFEKKLGISRNERGVFFHNHEFFNPEALAFVGTLPADFVSEMTEGDLEEEIPIKVNRILFEDFDAIFFINGTVPHESTGFSGGLKIVIPGIASTEVVDTFHWAAVLMGIPKLIGTVDNPARKIINRASEMIFEKIKARSFTLNMVYEEEEEVIPRALYIDEGYKGFLRAYEKACELSSQLHVKYIDRPLRRAVQVIGEEYDEVWTAGKGSYKLQKPGVMAKGGQIIIYAPHIKRFHSNPQMDKWIREIGYHCKDYVKWYLKKHPDFNKNVAAHVINVRGAGTFDPETGKEEFEFDVILATSIPEDECRAVNLGYMDPSKIRKEDFMDEDSLWIVPGGKYLYDLKGRRG; encoded by the coding sequence GTGACGGTGTATCTGGAAGGAGATCCTTTGACCGAAGAGAAGATAAAAGAAGGTCTTTCAAAATTGGTTGAAGATCTTGGAAAAGTGAAAAAAGTGCTGGTGGTGCACACAGATTACACCCGCGTGGATTTCACCCACTTAGTGGCAAAGAACCTCTACAGATTTCTCCTTGAAAGAGGTCTGAAAGAGTTTCATACGCTCAACGCGAGCGGTACACACAGGGCCATGAAAATTGAAGAGTTCGAAAAGAAACTCGGTATCTCAAGAAACGAAAGAGGAGTGTTTTTCCACAACCATGAGTTTTTCAATCCTGAAGCACTGGCGTTTGTTGGCACACTACCGGCTGATTTCGTTTCAGAGATGACCGAGGGAGATCTGGAAGAGGAGATACCGATAAAGGTGAACAGAATCCTCTTTGAAGATTTCGACGCGATCTTTTTCATAAACGGTACAGTTCCTCACGAATCGACAGGTTTTTCCGGTGGCTTGAAGATCGTTATTCCGGGAATCGCCAGCACGGAAGTTGTAGATACTTTCCACTGGGCAGCAGTTCTCATGGGCATTCCAAAACTCATAGGCACGGTGGACAATCCCGCGCGTAAGATCATAAACAGGGCATCGGAGATGATTTTTGAGAAGATAAAAGCAAGATCCTTCACACTCAACATGGTGTACGAAGAGGAAGAAGAAGTGATTCCAAGAGCTCTCTACATAGATGAAGGATACAAAGGCTTTTTAAGGGCATACGAAAAAGCTTGCGAGCTCAGCTCTCAACTTCACGTGAAATACATAGACCGACCTCTCAGAAGGGCTGTCCAGGTGATAGGAGAGGAATACGACGAGGTCTGGACGGCGGGGAAGGGGTCCTACAAGCTTCAAAAACCAGGTGTGATGGCAAAGGGCGGTCAGATCATCATCTACGCACCGCACATAAAGAGGTTCCACTCCAACCCGCAGATGGACAAGTGGATCAGGGAAATAGGATACCACTGCAAAGACTACGTGAAATGGTATCTGAAGAAACATCCCGATTTCAACAAGAACGTTGCAGCACATGTGATCAACGTAAGAGGAGCTGGAACGTTCGATCCAGAAACGGGTAAAGAGGAGTTCGAATTCGATGTGATTCTCGCTACCTCCATTCCTGAAGACGAATGCAGGGCAGTGAACCTTGGATACATGGATCCGTCGAAGATCAGAAAAGAAGATTTCATGGATGAGGATAGTCTCTGGATAGTCCCGGGTGGAAAGTACCTCTACGATCTGAAGGGGAGGAGAGGATGA
- a CDS encoding SDR family oxidoreductase translates to MFDLRGRVALVTGGSRGLGFGIAQGLAEVGCSVVVASRNLEEASEAAQKLTEKYGVETMAFRCDVSNYEEVKKLLEAVKEKFGKLDTVVNAAGINRRHPAEEFPLDEFRQVIEVNLFGTYYVCREAFSLLRESDNPSIINIGSLTVEEVTMPNISAYAASKGGVASLTKALAKEWGRYGIRVNVIAPGWYRTKMTEAVFSDPEKLDYMLKRIPLGRTGVPEDLKGVAVFLASEEAKYVTGQIIFVDGGWTAN, encoded by the coding sequence GTGTTCGATCTCAGGGGGAGGGTTGCCCTCGTAACCGGTGGCTCTCGTGGGCTGGGTTTTGGAATCGCTCAGGGGCTGGCAGAGGTTGGATGTTCAGTGGTCGTTGCAAGCAGAAATCTGGAGGAAGCATCAGAAGCGGCTCAAAAGTTGACAGAAAAATACGGCGTTGAAACGATGGCTTTCCGATGCGATGTTTCAAACTATGAGGAAGTGAAAAAACTTTTGGAAGCAGTGAAAGAGAAATTTGGAAAGCTCGATACGGTGGTCAACGCTGCGGGGATAAACAGAAGACATCCAGCGGAAGAATTTCCTCTCGATGAGTTCAGACAGGTGATAGAGGTGAACCTTTTTGGAACTTACTACGTGTGTAGGGAGGCCTTTTCACTCCTGAGAGAATCCGATAACCCCTCTATCATAAACATAGGATCTCTCACCGTTGAAGAAGTCACCATGCCCAACATATCCGCGTACGCTGCTTCGAAAGGGGGCGTAGCTTCTCTCACAAAAGCTCTGGCGAAGGAGTGGGGAAGGTACGGCATAAGGGTGAATGTGATAGCGCCGGGCTGGTACAGAACCAAGATGACAGAGGCTGTATTCAGCGATCCAGAAAAACTGGACTACATGCTCAAGAGGATACCCCTTGGCAGAACGGGTGTACCAGAGGATTTGAAGGGTGTGGCAGTCTTCCTTGCTTCCGAAGAGGCGAAGTACGTGACTGGACAGATCATATTTGTAGACGGTGGTTGGACTGCGAATTGA
- the uxaE gene encoding D-tagaturonate epimerase UxaE → MVLKVFKDHFGRGYEVYEKSYREKDSLSFFLTKGEEGKILVVAGEKAPEGLSFFKKQRVEGVSFFFCERNHENLEVLRKYFPDLKPVRAGLRASFGTGDRLGITTPAHVRALKDSGLFPIFAQQSVRENERTGRTWRDVLDDATWGVFQEGYSEGFGADADHVKRPEDLVSAAREGFTMFTIDPSDHVRNLSKLTEKERNEKFEEILRKERIDRIYLGKKYSVLGEKIEFDEKNLRDAALVYYDAIAHVDMMYQILKDETPDFDFEVSVDETETPTSPLFHIFVVEELRRRGVEFTNLALRFIGEWEKGIDYKGDLAQFEREIKMHAEIARMFEGYKISLHSGSDKFSVYPAFASATGGLFHVKTAGTSYLEAVKVISMVNPELFREIYRCALDHFEEDRKSYHISADLSKVPEVEKVKDEDLPGLFEDINVRQLIHVTYGSVLKDASLKERLFEALEQNEELFYETVAKHIKRHVDLLEG, encoded by the coding sequence ATGGTCTTGAAAGTGTTCAAAGATCACTTTGGAAGGGGATACGAAGTTTACGAAAAGTCTTATAGAGAAAAGGATTCTCTCTCTTTCTTCTTGACAAAGGGAGAGGAAGGAAAAATTCTGGTAGTGGCTGGAGAAAAGGCACCTGAGGGTCTGTCGTTTTTCAAAAAACAGCGGGTGGAGGGTGTTTCGTTCTTTTTCTGTGAGAGAAATCATGAGAACTTGGAAGTTCTCAGAAAATACTTTCCAGATCTCAAACCAGTTCGAGCGGGATTGAGAGCGTCTTTTGGAACAGGTGACAGACTCGGTATCACCACACCAGCTCACGTGAGGGCGTTGAAGGATTCAGGGCTTTTTCCCATCTTTGCGCAGCAGTCGGTGAGGGAGAACGAGAGAACGGGAAGGACCTGGAGAGATGTGCTGGACGATGCCACATGGGGAGTTTTCCAGGAGGGATACAGTGAGGGATTCGGAGCGGATGCAGACCATGTGAAGCGGCCGGAGGATCTTGTTTCGGCTGCAAGGGAAGGTTTCACCATGTTCACAATCGATCCTTCGGATCATGTGAGGAATCTTTCAAAACTTACAGAAAAGGAAAGAAATGAGAAATTCGAAGAGATTCTGAGAAAGGAAAGGATCGACAGGATCTATCTCGGTAAGAAATACTCTGTTCTCGGTGAGAAGATCGAATTCGATGAGAAGAATCTCAGAGATGCGGCGCTCGTGTATTACGATGCGATTGCCCACGTGGATATGATGTATCAAATTTTGAAAGACGAAACCCCGGATTTCGACTTCGAAGTGTCAGTTGACGAAACAGAAACTCCCACGAGTCCTCTCTTCCACATTTTCGTTGTGGAAGAACTCAGACGAAGAGGTGTGGAGTTCACCAATCTTGCCCTGAGATTCATCGGCGAATGGGAAAAGGGAATAGATTACAAGGGGGATCTTGCACAGTTCGAGAGAGAAATCAAAATGCACGCAGAAATCGCAAGGATGTTCGAAGGATACAAAATATCACTCCACTCTGGAAGCGACAAATTTTCCGTGTATCCTGCTTTTGCTTCCGCGACAGGAGGCCTTTTCCACGTGAAGACAGCCGGAACGAGTTATCTTGAGGCGGTGAAGGTCATATCCATGGTCAACCCGGAGCTCTTCCGGGAGATCTACAGGTGTGCTCTCGATCACTTTGAGGAAGACAGAAAGTCCTATCACATATCTGCGGATCTGTCGAAAGTTCCGGAAGTAGAGAAAGTGAAAGATGAAGATCTTCCAGGTCTTTTTGAAGACATCAACGTGAGACAGTTGATCCATGTCACCTATGGCTCTGTTCTGAAAGATGCATCTTTGAAAGAACGGCTGTTTGAGGCGCTTGAACAAAACGAGGAACTCTTTTACGAAACTGTGGCAAAACATATAAAAAGGCACGTGGATCTGCTGGAGGGGTGA
- a CDS encoding GntR family transcriptional regulator: MKKIEVDLVRTKVYNLLKEMILNHELKLGEKLNVRELSEKLGISFTPVRDALLQLATEGLVKVVPRVGFFVTDVDEKFIRETIETRIMMEVFCLENYFDKIAGSEELLEIKGEIDDVEKSAKREIFDDSDERLHKLFIRASGNDLIISLYEKIWDRIDLVRHLNERYVVSNREHKELIERIISGDKEGAIEKLKEHLKNVEAETIKNLYTYERS, encoded by the coding sequence ATGAAAAAAATCGAAGTGGACCTCGTGAGAACGAAGGTCTACAATCTTCTCAAAGAAATGATACTGAACCACGAATTGAAGCTTGGAGAGAAACTAAACGTGAGAGAACTCTCCGAAAAACTTGGTATCAGCTTTACTCCTGTGCGGGATGCCCTTCTCCAGCTTGCAACTGAGGGTCTTGTGAAGGTGGTTCCAAGGGTTGGTTTTTTTGTAACCGACGTCGATGAGAAATTCATAAGAGAAACCATAGAAACGAGAATCATGATGGAAGTCTTCTGTCTTGAAAATTACTTCGATAAAATTGCTGGTTCCGAAGAACTTTTAGAGATAAAGGGAGAAATCGATGATGTGGAGAAAAGTGCAAAGAGAGAGATTTTCGACGATTCCGATGAAAGACTGCACAAACTCTTTATCAGAGCCTCAGGGAATGATCTCATCATATCTTTGTATGAAAAGATATGGGATCGTATAGACCTCGTAAGGCATCTGAACGAAAGATACGTCGTTTCGAACAGAGAACACAAAGAACTCATAGAGAGAATCATCAGCGGCGATAAAGAAGGCGCTATAGAAAAGTTGAAAGAACACTTGAAAAATGTGGAGGCGGAGACCATAAAGAACCTGTACACATATGAAAGGAGTTGA